A region from the Clostridia bacterium genome encodes:
- the galT gene encoding galactose-1-phosphate uridylyltransferase has product MPELRYEPVTDTWVIIATERAKRPKDFVPLVMAAKKEGQNCPFCPGNEDQTPPEVMAYRPGGSAPDTPGWQVRVVPNKYPALDDAAADPPRRDFFLSGPAAGRHEVIIETPDHDRSLARQEPEEILLALAAWQERYRRLGQDPGIAHTQIFKNHGVVAGASLEHPHSQLIATPLVPAAVRSRLESTRAYHRERGRCYYCDTLAAEEREADRVVYADGSLLAFCPFASRFPLEVWLVPRRHAASFAEADRGELRSLAGALKAVARRLLEGMRDPPFNLMLHSLPYRETGYRDSFHWHLELAPRLTVLAGFELGAGMFINPTPPEMAAEFYRA; this is encoded by the coding sequence ATGCCCGAGCTGCGCTACGAACCGGTCACCGATACCTGGGTGATTATCGCCACCGAGAGGGCCAAGCGGCCCAAGGACTTCGTTCCCCTGGTAATGGCCGCCAAGAAGGAGGGCCAGAACTGCCCCTTCTGCCCGGGTAACGAGGACCAGACCCCGCCGGAGGTGATGGCCTACCGGCCGGGAGGATCGGCGCCCGACACGCCCGGCTGGCAGGTGCGGGTGGTGCCCAACAAGTACCCGGCCCTGGACGACGCCGCTGCGGATCCGCCCCGGCGCGATTTTTTTCTTTCCGGGCCGGCGGCGGGCAGGCACGAGGTAATAATAGAGACTCCCGACCACGACCGGTCCCTGGCCCGGCAGGAACCGGAGGAGATCCTGCTGGCGCTGGCGGCCTGGCAGGAGCGCTACCGCCGGCTGGGGCAGGATCCGGGGATCGCCCACACCCAGATCTTCAAGAACCACGGCGTGGTGGCGGGGGCGTCGCTGGAGCACCCTCACTCCCAGCTCATCGCCACTCCTCTGGTGCCGGCGGCGGTGAGGAGCAGGCTGGAGAGCACCCGCGCCTACCACCGGGAGCGCGGCCGCTGCTACTACTGCGATACCCTGGCCGCCGAGGAGCGCGAGGCAGACCGGGTGGTCTACGCAGACGGGAGCCTGCTCGCCTTCTGCCCCTTCGCCTCGCGCTTTCCCCTGGAGGTGTGGCTGGTGCCCCGGCGGCATGCGGCGAGCTTCGCCGAGGCCGACCGCGGGGAGCTGCGCTCCCTGGCCGGAGCCCTTAAGGCGGTGGCCCGCCGCCTCCTGGAGGGGATGCGGGACCCGCCCTTCAACCTCATGCTTCACTCCCTTCCCTACCGCGAGACCGGCTACAGGGACAGCTTTCACTGGCACCTGGAGCTAGCCCCCCGCCTTACCGTGCTGGCGGGGTTCGAGCTGGGCGCGGGCATGTTCATCAATCCCACGCCGCCGGAGATGGCGGCGGAGTTCTACCGGGCCTGA